The Acidobacteriota bacterium nucleotide sequence TCCCTTCGATTACGAACGCTCGAGTTCCATGTCGATGCCCAAGGAACGGATTTCCTTGACCAGGACATTGAACGATTCCGGCATGCCGGCTTCGATGGCGTGTTCGCCCTTGACGATGGACTCGTACACCTTGGTGCGGCCCTGCACGTCGTCAGACTTCACGGTCAGCATTTCCTGCAGCGTGTAGGCAGCGCCGTACGCTTCCAGTGCCCACACTTCCATTTCGCCGAAACGCTGGCCGCCGAACTGCGCCTTGCCGCCCAGCGGTTGCTGGGTAACGAGCGAGTAAGGACCGGTCGAGCGGGCGTGCATCTTGTCGTCCACCAGGTGGTGAAGCTTCAGGACGTGCATGTAGCCGACTGTCACCGGACGCTCGAACTGGTCGCCGGTGCGGCCGTCGTACAGCATGGCCTGCGTGCGGTTGGGCGTCAGGCCCTTCATCTTCATGATTTCTTCCGGGTACGCCAGCTTGAGCATGCCGCGGATGTCTTCTTCGGACGCACCGTCGAACACTGGCGTCGCGAAGGGCACACCCTTGGACAGTTCAGTGGCCATCTCGATCACGTCTTCGTCGGTCAGCTTGGGCAAGTCTTCCTTGCGACCCGAGCTGTTGTACAGCTGGTCCATGAACTTGCGCAGCTCGGCCTGCTTGGCCTCTTGCTGCAGCATGTCCCCGATGCGCTGGCCGATGCCCTTGGCAGCCCAGCCCAGATGCACTTCGAGCACCTGGCCAACGTTCATGCGCGATGGCACGCGCAGCGGGTTCAGCACGATGTCGCACGGTGTGCCGTCGGCCATGTAGGGCATGTCTTCGACCGGGACGATCTTGGACACGACACCCTTGTTACCGTGGCGGCCGGCCATCTTGTCGCCGACCGACAGCTTGCGCTTCATCGCGACATAGACCTTGACCAGCTTGATCACGCCCGGCGGCAGTTCGTCGCCCCGGCGGATCTTTTCCTTCTTCTCTTCGAACAGCTGCTTGACGACCTCGACCTGCCGTTCGGTGCGCTCTTCGACCAGCCGCAGATCCGGCTCCATCGCCGCATCGTCGGTCTGGATCTTCGAGCGGACCAGCGCCAGGAACGGCACCGGCTGCATCGCCTCGATCGTCAGCTGCTGGCCCTTCTTGAGCAGGCGCTCGCGGCCGAACTCGTCGAACAGGTCGGCGCGCAGGGTCTGGCCCTGCAGCATGTTGACGACCCGCTTCTTGGTCTCGTCGTGCAGGATGCGGATTTCGTCCTGCAGGTTCTTCTCCATCATGTCGAGCTCGTCCTGCTCGATTGCTTTCGCGCGGTCATCCTTTTCGATGCCCTTGCGGGAGAAGATCTTCACGCCGACGATGATGCCCTCGATGCCCGGGGGGCAGATCAGGGAGGCGTCGCGCACGTCGCCGGCCTTTTCGCCGAAGATCGCGCGGAGCAGCTTTTCTTCCGGCGTCAGCTGGGTCTCGCCCTTGGGCGTGACCTTGCCGACCAGGATGTCGCCGGGCTTGACGGCCGCGCCGATGCGGATGATGCCGCTGTCGTCGAGGTCGCGCAGGTAGCCTTCCGACACGTTCGGGATGTCGCGGGTGATTTCTTCCGGCCCGAGCTTGGTGTCGCGCGCCTCGATTTCAAACTCCTCGATGTGGATCGAGGTGTAGTAATCGTCGCGCACCATCTTCTCGGACACGAGAATCGCGTCCTCGAAGTTGTAGCCACGCCAGGGCATGAAGGCCACCAGCACGTTGCGGCCGAGCGCCAGTTCACCGAGCTCCGTGCACGGACCGTCGGCGAGGACCTGGCCCTTCTGCACGCGCTGGCCCTCCCGCACAATCGGCTTCTGATTGATGCAGGTGTTCTGGTTCGAGCGCTTGAACTTGGTCAGCGGATAGATGTCCGCGCCCATGTCCTCGTTGATGTCCGACTCCGACTCGACCCGCACGACAATGCGCGTGCTGTCGACGAAGTCGACCACGCCGGTGCGCCGGGCCACGGCCACGGCGCCCGAGTCGCGGGCGGTGATGTATTCCATGCCGGTGCCCACGTAGGGCGCCTGCGCGCGCAGCAGCGGCACGGCCTGGCGCTGCATGTTCGAGCCCATCAGCGCGCGGTTCGCGTCGTCGTTTTCGAGGAACGGCACGAGCGAGGCGGCCACCGACACGAGTTGCTTCGGCGAGACGTCAACGAACTGCACCTGCTCACGGGGAGCGAGAATGAAGTTGCCGGTCTGGCGGGCATTGACGCGGTCGCCCTTGATGCGCATGTTCTCGTCGAGCTCGACGTTGGCCTGCGCGATGATGTACTGGTCTTCTTCCCACGCCGACAGGTAGAAGCAGAACGGCTCGAACTCGACGCCCTTCTTCTTTGCCCGGCCATCGGCGCCGACCAGCTCGTCGGCCTCGACGATTTCACCGTTCTTGTACTTCGGGTTGCCGCCGGCGTTGGTGACCATGACGTAGTCGATCACGTGGCCGTTCTTGACCTTGCGGTACGGCGACTCGATGAAGCCGAACTCGTTGATCCGCGCGTACGACGACAGCGACGAGATCAGGCCGATGTTCGGGCCTTCCGGCGTCTCAATCGGGCAGATGCGGCCGTAGTGGGTCGGGTGCACGTCGCGGACTTCGAAGCCGGCGCGCTCGCGTGACAGACCGCCCGGTCCAAGGGCCGACAGCCGGCGCTTGTGGGTGACTTCCGACAGCGGGTTGGTCTGGTCCATGAACTGCGACAGCTGCGACGACCCGAAGAACTCGCGAATCGCCGCCATCACGGGCTTCGCGTTGATCAGGTCGTGCGGCATGGCCGTGGCCATTTCCTGGTAGACCGACATCTTCTCCTTGATCGCGCGCTCCATGCGGACCAGGCCGATGCGGAACTGGTTCTCGAGCAGCTCGCCGACCGAGCGGACGCGGCGATTGCCCAGGTGGTCGATGTCGTCGACGTTGGCGGTGTTCTTGCGCAGCTTCAGGAGGTAGCTGATCACCTCGTAGAAGTCCTGCGGATGCAGGATCCGCTCGTCGAGCGGCGTCGTCAGCTTGAGCTTGGTGTTCAGCTTCAACCGGCCGACGCGCGAGAAGTCGTACTTCTGCGGGTTGAAGAACATGTTCTCGAACAGCGACCGCGAGCTGTCGAGGGTGGGCGGGTCGCCCGGCCGCAGGCGGCGGTAGATCTCGATCAGCGACTCTTCGTGGGTGCGGATCGGATCCTTCTTGAGGGTCGCCGACATGATCGGCCCGACCTCGTCGCGCTCGG carries:
- the rpoB gene encoding DNA-directed RNA polymerase subunit beta, with the translated sequence MYSLPKNVYRERKDFSKIKTTVPIPNLIEIQRKSYERFLQMNRLPSEREDQGLQSVFKSVFPISDFRENSSLEFIEYSIGNWECKCGKLQGLHHLRKPCKSCGHTLICDPYGDKDVLCPKCGTGNHARGDMCDICGNAVALKLKYDVDECQERGMTYAVPLKVTIRLVVWNKDPETGVKTIRDIKEQEVYFGDIPLMTDNGTFIINGTERVIVSQLHRSPGAFFHSEDKNLYVAQIIPYRGSWVEFEYDTKNLLYVRIDRKRKFLASVFLRALGLRGADEIIRTFHQVDRLNLRDNALYWSVGEGLVGQRSRKDVKAGDVSIGEGKKITKTHIEGLRKAGVKDIAITDEALEGAFAAADIVDPATGEVLLEANDELSQRVVAMAHEKGVEKIDVFFPERDEVGPIMSATLKKDPIRTHEESLIEIYRRLRPGDPPTLDSSRSLFENMFFNPQKYDFSRVGRLKLNTKLKLTTPLDERILHPQDFYEVISYLLKLRKNTANVDDIDHLGNRRVRSVGELLENQFRIGLVRMERAIKEKMSVYQEMATAMPHDLINAKPVMAAIREFFGSSQLSQFMDQTNPLSEVTHKRRLSALGPGGLSRERAGFEVRDVHPTHYGRICPIETPEGPNIGLISSLSSYARINEFGFIESPYRKVKNGHVIDYVMVTNAGGNPKYKNGEIVEADELVGADGRAKKKGVEFEPFCFYLSAWEEDQYIIAQANVELDENMRIKGDRVNARQTGNFILAPREQVQFVDVSPKQLVSVAASLVPFLENDDANRALMGSNMQRQAVPLLRAQAPYVGTGMEYITARDSGAVAVARRTGVVDFVDSTRIVVRVESESDINEDMGADIYPLTKFKRSNQNTCINQKPIVREGQRVQKGQVLADGPCTELGELALGRNVLVAFMPWRGYNFEDAILVSEKMVRDDYYTSIHIEEFEIEARDTKLGPEEITRDIPNVSEGYLRDLDDSGIIRIGAAVKPGDILVGKVTPKGETQLTPEEKLLRAIFGEKAGDVRDASLICPPGIEGIIVGVKIFSRKGIEKDDRAKAIEQDELDMMEKNLQDEIRILHDETKKRVVNMLQGQTLRADLFDEFGRERLLKKGQQLTIEAMQPVPFLALVRSKIQTDDAAMEPDLRLVEERTERQVEVVKQLFEEKKEKIRRGDELPPGVIKLVKVYVAMKRKLSVGDKMAGRHGNKGVVSKIVPVEDMPYMADGTPCDIVLNPLRVPSRMNVGQVLEVHLGWAAKGIGQRIGDMLQQEAKQAELRKFMDQLYNSSGRKEDLPKLTDEDVIEMATELSKGVPFATPVFDGASEEDIRGMLKLAYPEEIMKMKGLTPNRTQAMLYDGRTGDQFERPVTVGYMHVLKLHHLVDDKMHARSTGPYSLVTQQPLGGKAQFGGQRFGEMEVWALEAYGAAYTLQEMLTVKSDDVQGRTKVYESIVKGEHAIEAGMPESFNVLVKEIRSLGIDMELERS